A single Drosophila miranda strain MSH22 chromosome XR, D.miranda_PacBio2.1, whole genome shotgun sequence DNA region contains:
- the LOC108153493 gene encoding organic solute transporter alpha-like protein — protein sequence MNASDEWTLVEQTEPAPQEVEMEMAMEKNGSSMSLRTHPTVAEYYGNMTAFLSLAIFIASLLTILNICIYSTTVSRLRRHLNKPLRTPSILMVSLYPIISLAALATILVPYSWFICHTVMHVMFMVGGPIFRTLLFRYVDSEQNYVKESGGEAVQLTTPPCCCWCLCLPMVVPTKAKLCISRYMVWQMPFWQGSIMLVMNILYYRDIQLYHQVMYFFIPFIISSIVLGVWSLQITVRMITKLRGDYQLRKKMFCLQLVVMLCKLQYLVLYDQLDGIKMGGEYPINHTVYKQTIINILILVEMVLVSMMAQSAYRTPIQVQVDEVNKDKEITRI from the exons atgaaTGCCAGCGATGAATGGACGCTCGTGGAGCAGACGGAGCCTGCACCACAGGaggtggagatggagatggcaaTGGAGAAGAATGGCAGCTCCATGAGTCTGCGAACACACCCCACAGTGGCAGAGTATTATGGCA ATATGACAGCCTTCCTTAGCCTGGCCATTTTCATAGCCAGCCTGCTGACCATCCTCAACATCTGCATCTACTCGACCACTGTGTCGCGTCTGAGGCGCCACCTGAACAAGCCACTGCGTACGCCATCCATCCTGATGGTCAGCTTGTATCCGATTATCTCGCTGGCCGCATTGGCTACCATACTGGTGCCGTACTCCTGGTTTATTTGCCACACGGTGATGCATGTGATGTTCATGGTGGGCGGGCCCATATTCCGCACACTGCTCTTCCGCTACGTGGACTCCGAGCAGAACTACGTGAAGGAGTCGGGAGGGGAGGCGGTGCAGCTGACAACGccgccctgctgctgctggtgcctcTGCCTGCCGATGGTGGTGCCCACGAAGGCCAAGCTGTGCATCTCCCGGTACATGGTGTGGCAGATGCCCTTCTGGCAGGGCTCCATTATGCTGGTGATGAACATCCTGTACTACCGGGACATCCAGCTCTACCACCAAGTGATGTACTTCTTCATACCCTTCATCATCAGCTCGATTGTCCTGGGCGTGTGGTCCCTCCAGATCACGGTGCGAATGATAACGAAGCTGCGCGGCGACTATCAGCTGCGGAAGAAGATGTTCTGCCTCCAGCTGGTGGTGATGCTCTGCAAGCTGCAGTATCTGGTGCTCTACGATCAGCTCGACGGCATCAAAATGGGCGGCGAATATCCCATCAATCACACCGTCTACAAGCAAA CCATCATCAATATCTTGATACTGGTGGAAATGGTCTTGGTCTCCATGATGGCGCAGAGCGCCTACCGCACACCCATCCAAGTGCAGGTCGATGAGGTCAACAAGGACAAGGAAATCACTCGCATTTGA